A stretch of DNA from Methanobrevibacter sp.:
TCATATCCATGTTTCAGAAACTCAAAAGGAAATTGATGATGTCAGCCAGGAAAAAGGATTAAGACCATTTGAATATCTTGACAAAATCGGCTTTTTAGGTCCTGACGTTGTTGCAGCACACTGTGTATGGTTAAGTGATGAAGAAATTGAAATCATTAAGAAAAATGGTGTTAAGGTTTCACATAATCCATGCAGTAACATGAAATTGGCTTCAGGAATTTCTCCTGTTTCAAAATTGATTGAAAATGATATTTGTGTTTCTATTGGTACTGATGGTGCTTCTTCCAACAATAACTTGGACTTGATTGAAGAGCTAAAAACCGCCAGTCTGCTTCAAAAAGTTTCCACTCTTGACCCTAATGTAGTGAACTCTCATGAGGCTATTGCAATGGGTACAATTAAAGGTGCAGAAGCTTTAGGATTAAGTGATGAGATAGGCTCTATTGAAGTGGGCAAAAAGGCAGATATCATTTTGATTGATACAAATTCCGCTAATATGGTTCCTGACAGTTCCACATTAACATCCAACATAATCTATTCTGCAAACGGTTCAAATGTAGATACTACTATCTGTAACGGAAAAATATTAATGGAAAATAAAAAATTGACTGTTTTGGATGAACAGGAAATCTATGAAAAAGCTCGCAAAGCTATTAAAAATTTAAAAGAAGCTATCTAGCTTCAAAATTTATTTCTTTTTTATTTACTACAATGCTTCTTTTCCATTCATCATTGGTTTCAGGGAAATCAGATCTGTAATGCGCTCCTCTACTTTCTCTACGTAGAATTGCTGATTTTACACTTAATATGCATATTTCCAGCATGTTGATGACTTCAAGAGCATTCATCAATTCGTTATTGTATTGCTTTTTATCTGAAACATCTAAACTGTCCAGTTCATTTTGCATTTCAAGCAGTTCTTTCAGTGCTTCATTGAGGGTTTTTTCTTCACGAACGATGGATACTTTTTCCCACATTAACTGTTTGATTCTATTTTTGAATTCTTTTGGTTTTATGGAACCTTTTTTAATTAGGCTTTCTATTCTGGACGCTTCTTTTTGAACTTGTTCCTCGTTGCTTTTAAGTTCTGTGTCCTTTGCCAGTTTGGATGCGCTTTCACCTGAAATTTTTCCGAATACCTGTGTATCAGCAAGTGCGTTTCCGCCTAAACGGTTTGCTCCATGGACTCCTCCACAAACTTCTCCAGCTCCAAACAGGTTTTTGAGTGAAGTTGATCCGTCTGTGTTGATTTTCAAACCGCCCATAAAGTGATGTGCTGTAGGTGCAACTTCTATTGGGCCATGTTTTATGTCTACACCAACGTTTTCGAATTGCAGTACCATTGTTTCGAGTTTTTCATCGATATAGTCATCGTCCAAATGGGAAATATCCAGGTAAACTCCTCCGTTTTCTGTTCCTCTGCCTTCAATTATTTCCTGGTAGATTGATCTGGCAACGACATCACGGGTAGCCAGTTCCATTTTTTCCGGAGCGTATTTGCTCATGAATCTTTCGCCGTCTTTATTTTTGAGCTTTCCTCCTTCTGCTCTTACGGCTTCAGTTACGAGTATTCCTTTTTTGGATTCAGGTGTTACCATTCCTGTAGGGTGGAATTGTATTTGTTCCATATCTATCAAATCGGCACCTGCTCTGAAAGCTATTGCAAAACCATCTCCATTTTTTTGTGAGGTGTTTGATGTTACAGGGAATAATTGACCGGCTCCTCCACTAGCCAGAATAACGGATTTTGCTTTAAAATAAATTAAACTGGAATCTTTAAGGTCCAGACCGGTTGCACCAATTACCTGGTCGCCTTCAGTTACAAGTGAAGTAATCATAACTTCTTCAATACATTCAATATCTCTTCTTATGATTTCTTCTTTAAGGGCATTAAGTAGTTCTGCACCGGTTCTGTCTCCTTGATAGCAGGTTCTTCTATATGTCTGTCCACCGAAAGGTCTTTGGTCTATTTCACCGTTT
This window harbors:
- the tfrA gene encoding fumarate reductase (CoM/CoB) subunit TfrA, producing MEIKTISTDVLIIGSGGAGSRAAIEVDDAGLKATIVSKGLSFRSGCTGMAEGGYNAVFKTVDKDDSIEAHIHDTVKGGSYLNDEKLVNILVNESPKRLIDLENYGALFDRQENGEIDQRPFGGQTYRRTCYQGDRTGAELLNALKEEIIRRDIECIEEVMITSLVTEGDQVIGATGLDLKDSSLIYFKAKSVILASGGAGQLFPVTSNTSQKNGDGFAIAFRAGADLIDMEQIQFHPTGMVTPESKKGILVTEAVRAEGGKLKNKDGERFMSKYAPEKMELATRDVVARSIYQEIIEGRGTENGGVYLDISHLDDDYIDEKLETMVLQFENVGVDIKHGPIEVAPTAHHFMGGLKINTDGSTSLKNLFGAGEVCGGVHGANRLGGNALADTQVFGKISGESASKLAKDTELKSNEEQVQKEASRIESLIKKGSIKPKEFKNRIKQLMWEKVSIVREEKTLNEALKELLEMQNELDSLDVSDKKQYNNELMNALEVINMLEICILSVKSAILRRESRGAHYRSDFPETNDEWKRSIVVNKKEINFEAR
- a CDS encoding amidohydrolase family protein, which produces MTDNTILIKNALILNPNNFEEKRQSVLIKDDLISEIADEIDESNADKIIDASGKILLPGFVNTHTHLSMTLFRGLADDLSLDSWLNDHIWPMEANLNGDYCYIGALLGAVELIKSGTTTFSDMYFYMEDVARAVDEAGIRAVLSYGMIDFGDAEKREAEIKENLQLFENCDGMADGRIKVFFGPHSPYTASEELLIKVRELADKYNMGIHIHVSETQKEIDDVSQEKGLRPFEYLDKIGFLGPDVVAAHCVWLSDEEIEIIKKNGVKVSHNPCSNMKLASGISPVSKLIENDICVSIGTDGASSNNNLDLIEELKTASLLQKVSTLDPNVVNSHEAIAMGTIKGAEALGLSDEIGSIEVGKKADIILIDTNSANMVPDSSTLTSNIIYSANGSNVDTTICNGKILMENKKLTVLDEQEIYEKARKAIKNLKEAI